In the genome of Lacerta agilis isolate rLacAgi1 chromosome 2, rLacAgi1.pri, whole genome shotgun sequence, one region contains:
- the LOC117042744 gene encoding zinc finger protein OZF-like isoform X2 — MENWVQDRGPEICAHVVALAEDFLLRQQENERWGVQALATDLSDTELHPSDTEQEQSLKQEEDEDTVSLGDGKVSEIEEDDNLVQEDSEADGASLGGDKWDILETGETSGSRQGSDGHKKQKDTPIPPYDQGHWDLKEPRIQARIYNYGGLKMCIDCGKTFKQSSSLYRHRRLHTGEKPYGCPECGKSFSRKSHLIAHERTHTGEKPYDCVECGKSFSRKSHLITHERIHTGEKPYKCGECGKCFSQSSALVAHERSHTGEKPFTCLDCGKNFHRRSGLSAHERTHTGEKPYKCTECGKSFSQSSGLLAHERTHTGEKPYRCTECGKSFCERTALVRHLRTHTGEKPYTCAECGKSFSQSSGLLAHERTHTGEKPYKCSDCGKSFGHRSDLLRHQRILKRGKPYKCSECGKCFGRGSDLLQHQQIHTGEKPYKCSHCGKCFSWRSNLIKHERIHMKVKIYKCTA, encoded by the exons ATGGAGAACTGGGTTCAGGATCGAGGGCCAGAGATCTGTGCTCATGTCGTGGCCCTGGCAGAGGATTTCCTACTGAGGCAGCAGGAGAATGAGAGATGGGGTGTGCAG GCGTTGGCCACAGACCTTTCTGATACTGAGCTGCATCCCTCAGACACTGAGCAGGAGCAGAGCTTAAAGCAGGAAGAAGATGAGGACACGGTTTCACTCG GTGATGGAAAGGTGAGTGAGATTGAGGAGGACGACAACCTTGTGCAGGAAGATTCTGAGGCAGACGGCGCGTCTCTTGGAGGAGACAAGTGGGACATCCTTGAGACGGGAGAAACATCTGGAAGCCGCCAGGGCTCAGATGGGCACAAGAAACAGAAGGACACCCCCATTCCTCCTTATGACCAGGGCCACTGGGATCTGAAAGAGCCCAGAATCCAGGCAAGGATCTACAACTATGGGGGGTTGAAGATGTGCATAGACTGTGGGAAAACCTTCAAGCAGAGTTCGAGCTTGTACAGGCACCGGAGACttcacactggagagaaaccgTATGGCTGCCCAGAGTGCGGCAAGAGCTTCAGCCGAAAGTCCCACCTCATTGCACAcgagagaacccacacaggggagaagccctacgaCTGCGTAGAGTGCGGCAAGAGCTTCAGCCGGAAGTCCCACCTAATCACGCATGAGaggatccacacaggggagaagccgtacaaatGTGGGGAGTGCGGGAAATGCTTCAGCCAGAGCTCAGCCCTTGTGGCACATGAGAGGTCCCACACCGGTGAGAAACCGTTCACCTGCCTGGACTGCGGGAAGAACTTCCACCGGAGGTCAGGTCTTTCGGCGCATGAGAggacccacacgggagagaagccatACAAATGCACAGAATGTGGGAAGAGTTTCAGCCAGAGCTCGGGCCTTTTGGCCCATGAGAGGACCCATACTGGAGAGAAGCCGTACCGGTGCACTGAGTGCGGGAAAAGCTTCTGTGAACGCACAGCTCTCGTTAGACATTTGAgaacccacacgggggagaaaccatacacatgtgcagagtgtgggaagagcttcagccagagctcGGGTCTCCTGGCACATGAGCgcacccacacaggggagaaaccgtacaaATGCTCCGACTGTGGGAAGAGCTTTGGGCACCGCTCTGACCTCCTACGACATCAGAGAATCCTCAAAAGAGGGAAGCCATATAAATGCTCCGAGTGCGGGAAATGTTTTGGCCGGGGCTCcgatctcctccagcaccagcaaatccacacaggggagaagccatataaatgcTCCCACTGTGGAAAGTGTTTCAGCTGGCGGTCAAACCTTATTAAGCATGAGAGAATCCACATGAAGGTGAAAATTTACAAATGCACAGCCTGA
- the LOC117042744 gene encoding zinc finger protein OZF-like isoform X1, translating into MENWVQDRGPEICAHVVALAEDFLLRQQENERWGVQALATDLSDTELHPSDTEQEQSLKQEEDEDTVSLAGDGKVSEIEEDDNLVQEDSEADGASLGGDKWDILETGETSGSRQGSDGHKKQKDTPIPPYDQGHWDLKEPRIQARIYNYGGLKMCIDCGKTFKQSSSLYRHRRLHTGEKPYGCPECGKSFSRKSHLIAHERTHTGEKPYDCVECGKSFSRKSHLITHERIHTGEKPYKCGECGKCFSQSSALVAHERSHTGEKPFTCLDCGKNFHRRSGLSAHERTHTGEKPYKCTECGKSFSQSSGLLAHERTHTGEKPYRCTECGKSFCERTALVRHLRTHTGEKPYTCAECGKSFSQSSGLLAHERTHTGEKPYKCSDCGKSFGHRSDLLRHQRILKRGKPYKCSECGKCFGRGSDLLQHQQIHTGEKPYKCSHCGKCFSWRSNLIKHERIHMKVKIYKCTA; encoded by the exons ATGGAGAACTGGGTTCAGGATCGAGGGCCAGAGATCTGTGCTCATGTCGTGGCCCTGGCAGAGGATTTCCTACTGAGGCAGCAGGAGAATGAGAGATGGGGTGTGCAG GCGTTGGCCACAGACCTTTCTGATACTGAGCTGCATCCCTCAGACACTGAGCAGGAGCAGAGCTTAAAGCAGGAAGAAGATGAGGACACGGTTTCACTCG CAGGTGATGGAAAGGTGAGTGAGATTGAGGAGGACGACAACCTTGTGCAGGAAGATTCTGAGGCAGACGGCGCGTCTCTTGGAGGAGACAAGTGGGACATCCTTGAGACGGGAGAAACATCTGGAAGCCGCCAGGGCTCAGATGGGCACAAGAAACAGAAGGACACCCCCATTCCTCCTTATGACCAGGGCCACTGGGATCTGAAAGAGCCCAGAATCCAGGCAAGGATCTACAACTATGGGGGGTTGAAGATGTGCATAGACTGTGGGAAAACCTTCAAGCAGAGTTCGAGCTTGTACAGGCACCGGAGACttcacactggagagaaaccgTATGGCTGCCCAGAGTGCGGCAAGAGCTTCAGCCGAAAGTCCCACCTCATTGCACAcgagagaacccacacaggggagaagccctacgaCTGCGTAGAGTGCGGCAAGAGCTTCAGCCGGAAGTCCCACCTAATCACGCATGAGaggatccacacaggggagaagccgtacaaatGTGGGGAGTGCGGGAAATGCTTCAGCCAGAGCTCAGCCCTTGTGGCACATGAGAGGTCCCACACCGGTGAGAAACCGTTCACCTGCCTGGACTGCGGGAAGAACTTCCACCGGAGGTCAGGTCTTTCGGCGCATGAGAggacccacacgggagagaagccatACAAATGCACAGAATGTGGGAAGAGTTTCAGCCAGAGCTCGGGCCTTTTGGCCCATGAGAGGACCCATACTGGAGAGAAGCCGTACCGGTGCACTGAGTGCGGGAAAAGCTTCTGTGAACGCACAGCTCTCGTTAGACATTTGAgaacccacacgggggagaaaccatacacatgtgcagagtgtgggaagagcttcagccagagctcGGGTCTCCTGGCACATGAGCgcacccacacaggggagaaaccgtacaaATGCTCCGACTGTGGGAAGAGCTTTGGGCACCGCTCTGACCTCCTACGACATCAGAGAATCCTCAAAAGAGGGAAGCCATATAAATGCTCCGAGTGCGGGAAATGTTTTGGCCGGGGCTCcgatctcctccagcaccagcaaatccacacaggggagaagccatataaatgcTCCCACTGTGGAAAGTGTTTCAGCTGGCGGTCAAACCTTATTAAGCATGAGAGAATCCACATGAAGGTGAAAATTTACAAATGCACAGCCTGA